A window of the Fulvia fulva chromosome 3, complete sequence genome harbors these coding sequences:
- a CDS encoding Sphingomyelinase, whose amino-acid sequence MHLSHLTTLAPLLSSALAASGSFNVLSFNVAVLPEFINDNGIKGGKENAATMIGQRFAQYAFDVIQVQEDFDYHEELYAADNHPFRTKTFGGVPFGSGLNTLANFGWSDYRRITWDDCYIDKGDCLTPKGFTFMRMNPVQGVEIDFYNLHADAGSGNDDEAARRSNIQQVADYIGANSAGRAVVVFGDTNTLYSRPTDNVRIFGGQNGLTDAWVQFQYGGVIPGGVPECPEPTTDNSCETLDKVLYRRGSAVTLSATAFDYVTDLFLQADGSILSDHNAVLVDFAQSTV is encoded by the coding sequence TCAACGTAGCCGTCCTCCCAGAATTCATTAACGACAATGGCATCAAAGGCGGCAAAGAAAATGCCGCCACCATGATCGGCCAGCGATTCGCCCAATACGCCTTCGACGTAATCCAAGTCCAAGAAGACTTCGACTACCACGAGGAACTCTACGCAGCAGACAACCATCCTTTCCGAACCAAGACCTTCGGCGGCGTTCCTTTCGGCAGCGGCCTCAACACCCTCGCTAACTTCGGCTGGAGCGACTACCGCCGAATCACTTGGGATGACTGCTACATCGACAAAGGCGACTGCCTTACGCCTAAAGGATTTACGTTCATGAGAATGAACCCTGTACAAGGGGTTGAGATCGATTTCTATAATCTTCATGCGGATGCAGGCAGTGGTAATGACGATGAAGCGGCAAGGCGAAGCAATATCCAACAAGTGGCGGATTACATCGGTGCCAATTCTGCTGGGCGCGCTGTCGTTGTGTTCGGCGATACGAATACGCTCTACTCACGCCCTACGGATAATGTCAGAATCTTTGGCGGCCAGAATGGACTCACGGATGCGTGGGTGCAGTTTCAGTATGGTGGTGTGATACCGGGTGGCGTGCCGGAGTGTCCGGAGCCTACGACGGACAATAGCTGCGAGACGCTGGACAAGGTGCTGTACAGGAGGGGTAGCGCGGTGACGCTGAGTGCTACGGCTTTTGACTATGTTACGGATCTGTTCTTGCAGGCGGATGGGAGTATTCTGAGTGATCATAATGCGGTGCTGGTGGATTTTGCTCAGAGCACGGTGTAG